The Sesamum indicum cultivar Zhongzhi No. 13 linkage group LG1, S_indicum_v1.0, whole genome shotgun sequence genome includes a window with the following:
- the LOC105157134 gene encoding uncharacterized protein LOC105157134 produces the protein MLSGQLYKRTVDGPLLKCLDEERALYVMREIHARVLRKDSARSLRSHSTSQQLRTRKPMDKQRTTPRTATGETPFCLVYGTEAIIPAEIGEESQRVAMYDPEANQQERSFDLTLIEEKRDAAYARILHHKGLMMRSQGRRVRPRQLQVGDLVLKKVEVSKHVGKLEPPWEGPFKVVEIKKKGTYRLQDMQGRNLPRPWNIQNLKRFYA, from the exons ATGTTATCAGGACAGCTCTACAAACGAACAGTTGATGGACCCCTCCTGAAGTGCTTAGACGAGGAGAGAGCCCTATATGTCATGCGAGAGATTCATGCGAGAGTGCTTAGAAAGGATAGTGCAAGGAGCTTAAGATCGCACAGCACTTCACAGCAGTTGCGAACCCGCAAGCCCATGGACAAACAGAG AACAACACCTCGAACCGCAACAGGGGAGACGCCATTCTGCTTAGTATATGGAACGGAAGCTATCATTCCAGCAGAGATCGGTGAAGAGTCCCAGAGGGTGGCGATGTACGATCCCGAAGCTAACCAACAGGAGCGAAGCTTTGATCTCACTTTGATCGAGGAAAAGAGAGACGCGGCGTACGCAAGGATTCTGCACCACAAGGGATTGATGATGAGAAGCCAGGGTCGAAGAGTTCGACCGCGACAGCTCCAGGTGGGGGATCTCGTGCTCAAAAAGGTCGAAGTCTCAAAGCACGTAGGCAAACTAGAACCTCCGTGGGAGGGGCCGTTCAAAGTAGTggagataaaaaagaaagggacGTATAGGCTGCAGGACATGCAGGGGCGGAATTTGCCACGACCGTGGAACATCCAGAACTTAAAAAGGTTCTACGCTTAA
- the LOC105157119 gene encoding uncharacterized protein LOC105157119 codes for MVMNLYGQPGPIMAKLFATTLTGKAQEWFTNLPRGSIDSHEQMIQKFSFHFASRRKQKRSATHLFTIRQREDETLKSFVGRFNNEMIEIQDLRIDMMVSILIHDLKKGPFASALARDPPGDAEQLMALAQKYIDEEEMNAMKDYERKEREQMYRRSNEAREAGGSRQKQEKQREPKYIPKYHNYTPLPMSREKVLMMVENADVLKWPRHTRGTSETESLTIAKRAGKSQEKQVEKSRPEPGALEVDTGPHRRK; via the exons ATGGTGATGAACTTATACGGGCAGCCAGGCCCGATTATGGCCAAATTGTTCGCGACTACATTGACTGGGAAAGCACAAGAATGGTTCACCAACTTGCCTCGGGGAAGCATTGATTCACATGAACAAATGATCCAGAAATTCTCCTTCCACTTTGCGAGCCGGAGGAAACAAAAGAGATCTGCCACCCACTTATTTACTATACGACAAAGAGAGGACGAGACATTGAAGAGTTTCGTAGGGAGATTCAACAACGAAATGATAGAGATCCAGGATCTGCGCATAGATATGATGGTCAGTATCTTGATTCATGATTTGAAGAAAGGTCCGTTCGCATCTGCACTTGCACGCGACCCGCCAGGAGATGCTGAGCAGCTTATGGCTCTAGCCCAGAAATATATAGATGAGGAGGAGATGAATGCGATGAAGGATTACGAGCGGAAGGAGCGTGAGCAGATGTACAGGAGATCGAACGAGGCGAGAGAGGCCGGGGGAAGTAGGCAAAAGCAGGAAAAGCAAAGGGAACCCAAGTACATTCCCAAATACCACAACTACACCCCGCTGCCAATGTCACGGGAAAAGGTGTTGATGATGGTCGAGAATGCGGATGTCCTCAAATGGCCGAGGCACACCAG GGGTACTTCAGAGACCGAGTCCCTCACAATTGCAAAGCGGGCAGGGAAGAGCCAGGAGAAGCAGGTCGAGAAGTCGAGACCGGAACCCGGGGCCCTCGAAGTCGACACAGGCCCCCACCGCCGGAAATAA
- the LOC105157126 gene encoding uncharacterized protein LOC105157126, whose translation MNLRSLTTIKEVQKLTGKITSLGRFILRSADKSLPFFRVLRKPKNFEWNEECEKALQELKEYLTTPPLLANPKEGEELFLYLGVSEHAVSSVLVREEGGQQNPIYYVSKMLQGAELRYTEMEKLALALVVTARKLRPYFQSHRVIVLTNYPLKHVMSRPEASGRLIKWTVELGQYDIEYRPRTAQKAQILADFVIELANHPNLPIVVEERTPKWMLHVDGASNANNGGAGVWIQGPKGVEIEVAVRLAFPVTNNEAEYEALILGLELAFQAGAKDLEVFTDSQLIALQIEGTYETREKTMASYKEIAQQWMRKFDRCSVLQVPRAENDKADDLSKFGAAMDGIGDRKITALVRAQPSIAGGAEVQTVAEPESWKDKIAKYLEDGTLPVDPIAAKRVKF comes from the coding sequence ATGAATCTGCGATCTCTGACCACGATCAAAGAGGTTCAGAAGTTGACAGGGAAAATCACCTCCCTCGGCAGGTTTATTTTGCGATCAGCAGACAAAAGTCTCCCCTTTTTCAGGGTTTTGAGGAAGCCCAAAAACTTCGAATGGAATGAGGAGTGTGAGAAGGCTTTGCAAGAGCTGAAGGAGTACCTGACAACCCCTCCCCTATTGGCAAACCCGAAAGAGGGTGAAGAACTGTTCCTTTACCTGGGCGTATCGGAGCATGCGGTCAGTTCGGTGCTGGTAAGAGAAGAGGGAGGCCAACAGAATCCCATCTATTACGTGAGTAAAATGCTCCAAGGAGCCGAGTTAAGATACACGGAGATGGAGAAGTTAGCGCTCGCGCTGGTGGTCACCGCTCGAAAGCTACGACCATACTTCCAATCGCACAGGGTGATCGTGCTAACGAATTACCCCCTGAAGCACGTAATGTCGCGACCTGAAGCGTCAGGTCGACTGATCAAGTGGACGGTAGAGTTGGGGCAATATGACATAGAGTATCGACCTAGGACGGCCCAAAAAGCGCAAATACTAGCAGACTTTGTGATAGAACTAGCAAATCATCCCAATTTACCCATAGTCGTCGAGGAGCGAACCCCCAAATGGATGCTGCACGTAGATGGAGCCTCGAACGCCAACAATGGAGGGGCAGGAGTATGGATACAGGGACCGAAGGGAGTCGAGATCGAGGTAGCTGTTCGTCTGGCCTTCCCCGTCACCAACAATGAAGCTGAGTACGAAGCGCTCATACTGGGACTAGAGCTTGCCTTCCAGGCGGGTGCCAAAGATTTGGAGGTGTTCACGGACTCTCAACTAATCGCGCTACAGATCGAAGGAACATATGAGACGAGGGAGAAAACCATGGCATCTTACAAAGAGATCGCTCAGCAGTGGATGAGAAAATTTGACAGATGTTCGGTTTTGCAGGTTCCTAGAGCAGAAAACGACAAGGCGGATGACTTATCCAAATTTGGGGCCGCCATGGATGGAATTGGAGATCGCAAGATTACTGCTCTAGTTCGAGCGCAACCGAGCATCGCAGGCGGGGCAGAGGTTCAGACGGTCGCAGAACCCGAATCATGGAAGGACAAGATTGCCAAATATCTTGAAGACGGCACCCTGCCCGTTGATCCCATCGCCGCTAAGAGAGTCAAATTCTGA